Proteins encoded in a region of the Ancylobacter sp. SL191 genome:
- the ribH gene encoding 6,7-dimethyl-8-ribityllumazine synthase, with protein sequence MASPRPPRASAAPVLPLDGARVLIVEARFYDDIADELLAGAQGAVDAAGATADVLTVPGALEIPATLAIALDAAAAAGRPYDAAVALGCVVRGETYHFEIVAGESSRALMDLSVARKLALGNGILTVETDEQAWVRARITEGNKGAGAVEAAFAVLRHQRQLAGA encoded by the coding sequence ATGGCGAGCCCCCGCCCGCCGCGCGCGTCCGCGGCTCCCGTCCTCCCGCTCGACGGGGCGCGCGTGCTGATCGTCGAGGCACGCTTCTACGACGACATCGCCGACGAGCTGCTGGCCGGCGCGCAGGGCGCCGTTGACGCCGCCGGCGCCACCGCCGACGTGCTGACGGTGCCCGGCGCGCTGGAGATTCCCGCCACCCTCGCCATCGCGCTCGACGCGGCGGCGGCGGCCGGCCGGCCCTATGACGCGGCCGTGGCGCTCGGCTGCGTGGTGCGCGGCGAGACCTATCATTTCGAGATCGTCGCCGGAGAATCCTCCCGCGCGCTGATGGACCTGTCGGTCGCCCGCAAGCTGGCGCTCGGCAATGGCATCCTCACCGTCGAGACTGACGAGCAGGCCTGGGTGCGCGCGCGCATCACCGAAGGCAACAAGGGTGCCGGCGCGGTCGAGGCGGCGTTTGCCGTGCTGCGCCACCAGCGCCAGCTGGCGGGGGCCTGA
- a CDS encoding riboflavin synthase produces the protein MFTGIISDIGTLRTVTPRNDVRRLTIATAYDTAGIDLGASIACSGVCLTVVAMLPDAFEVEAAPETLAVTTAAAWQEGRTLNLERALKIGDELGGHIVQGHVDGIALVVEREDLGETTRFTFEAPAALAPFIAIKGSIALDGTSLTVNEVDGNRFTCLLIPHTLAHTTWGDVRAGDRVNIEVDMMARYAARLAEFR, from the coding sequence ATGTTTACCGGCATCATCTCCGACATCGGCACGCTCCGCACGGTGACCCCGCGCAACGATGTGCGGCGGCTCACCATCGCCACCGCCTATGACACGGCGGGCATTGATCTCGGCGCGTCGATCGCCTGCTCGGGCGTGTGCCTGACGGTCGTCGCCATGCTGCCCGACGCCTTCGAGGTCGAGGCCGCGCCGGAGACGCTGGCGGTGACCACCGCCGCCGCCTGGCAAGAGGGCCGCACGCTCAATCTCGAACGCGCGCTGAAGATCGGCGACGAGCTGGGCGGGCATATCGTGCAGGGCCATGTCGACGGCATCGCCCTCGTGGTGGAGCGCGAGGATCTCGGCGAGACCACGCGTTTCACCTTCGAGGCGCCGGCCGCGCTCGCGCCCTTCATCGCCATCAAGGGCTCCATCGCGCTCGACGGCACCTCGCTGACGGTGAACGAGGTAGACGGTAACCGCTTCACTTGCCTGCTCATTCCCCATACGCTCGCCCACACCACCTGGGGCGATGTGCGCGCCGGGGACCGTGTCAATATCGAAGTCGACATGATGGCCCGTTACGCCGCGCGGCTTGCGGAGTTCCGCTGA
- the ribD gene encoding bifunctional diaminohydroxyphosphoribosylaminopyrimidine deaminase/5-amino-6-(5-phosphoribosylamino)uracil reductase RibD, which yields MNHSDAQDEARDAALMSAALSVGRRELGQTWPNPAVGAVVVRETPEGPLVLGRGWTSRGGRPHAEPQAIAAAGAGARGATLYVTLEPCSHHGQTPPCVDAVRAAGITRVVAAIEDPDFRVAGRGFSILREAGIAVTVGPGAAEARLAHAGHIRRVTEGRPHIMLKMAVSADGKVGLAGRRPVAITGAVARARVHLLRATHDAVLTGIGTVLADDPLLTCRLPGMEDRSPVRVVLDAGLRLPATSALARSIAVAPLWVFAAEDASVEREKMLVALGAEVMRVRRKTDGTLALDEIVKLLALRGITRLMVEAGPRIAAGFLQASLVDEAQIFEAPIRLGGDALDALEGLPLSALATYLSEQESEWQGEDRLRIMRRR from the coding sequence ATGAACCATTCCGATGCGCAGGATGAGGCCCGCGATGCGGCGCTGATGTCCGCCGCGCTCAGCGTCGGCCGGCGCGAACTCGGCCAGACCTGGCCCAACCCCGCCGTCGGCGCCGTCGTGGTGCGCGAGACCCCCGAGGGCCCGCTCGTGCTCGGCCGCGGCTGGACCTCGCGCGGCGGGCGCCCCCATGCCGAGCCGCAGGCGATCGCCGCCGCCGGCGCGGGCGCGCGGGGCGCGACGCTTTATGTGACGCTGGAGCCCTGCTCGCATCACGGCCAGACGCCGCCCTGCGTCGACGCGGTGCGCGCGGCAGGCATCACCCGCGTGGTCGCCGCTATCGAAGACCCGGATTTCCGCGTCGCCGGCCGGGGCTTTTCCATCCTGCGCGAGGCCGGCATCGCCGTGACCGTCGGGCCGGGCGCGGCCGAGGCGCGGCTCGCCCATGCCGGGCATATCCGCCGGGTCACCGAGGGCCGCCCGCACATCATGCTGAAAATGGCGGTCTCCGCCGATGGCAAGGTGGGCCTCGCCGGGCGCCGGCCCGTCGCCATCACCGGCGCGGTCGCCCGCGCCCGCGTCCATCTGCTGCGCGCCACCCATGATGCGGTGCTGACCGGCATTGGCACGGTGCTGGCGGATGATCCGCTGCTGACCTGCCGCCTGCCGGGGATGGAAGACCGCTCGCCGGTGCGCGTGGTGCTCGACGCCGGCCTGCGCCTTCCCGCCACCAGCGCGCTCGCCCGTTCCATTGCCGTCGCCCCGCTCTGGGTCTTCGCCGCCGAGGATGCCTCGGTGGAACGCGAAAAGATGCTGGTCGCGCTCGGTGCCGAGGTGATGCGGGTGCGCCGCAAGACCGATGGCACGCTGGCGCTGGACGAGATCGTTAAGCTGCTGGCGCTGCGCGGCATCACACGGCTGATGGTCGAGGCCGGCCCGCGCATCGCCGCCGGCTTCCTTCAGGCGAGCCTCGTCGACGAGGCGCAGATTTTCGAGGCGCCGATCCGTCTCGGGGGGGATGCGCTCGACGCGCTGGAGGGGCTGCCGCTTTCGGCCCTCGCTACCTATCTGTCCGAGCAGGAAAGCGAATGGCAGGGCGAGGATCGCCTGCGCATCATGAGGCGTCGCTAG
- the nrdR gene encoding transcriptional regulator NrdR gives MRCPYCGSLDTQVKDSRPTEDSAAIRRRRICPDCGGRFTTFERVQLRELTVLKRSGRRVPFDRDKLARSIQVALRKRPVDPERIERLVSGLVRRLESMGESEITSEMIGERVMESLKQLDDIAYVRFASVYRNFREAKDFEAVLGELGPRAGDPLVEDEDDEPLASRRAGAAPAEE, from the coding sequence ATGCGCTGTCCTTACTGCGGAAGCCTCGACACACAGGTCAAGGATTCCCGTCCGACCGAGGACAGCGCCGCCATCCGCCGCCGCCGCATCTGCCCCGATTGCGGCGGCCGCTTCACCACCTTCGAGCGCGTGCAGCTGCGCGAGCTGACCGTGCTCAAGCGCTCGGGCCGGCGTGTTCCGTTCGACCGGGACAAGCTGGCCCGCTCCATCCAGGTGGCGCTGCGCAAACGCCCGGTCGATCCCGAGCGGATCGAGCGGCTGGTCTCCGGCCTCGTGCGCCGGCTGGAAAGCATGGGCGAGAGCGAGATCACCTCGGAGATGATCGGCGAGCGGGTGATGGAGAGCCTCAAGCAGCTCGACGACATCGCCTATGTCCGCTTCGCCTCGGTCTACCGCAATTTCCGCGAGGCCAAGGATTTCGAGGCCGTGCTGGGTGAGCTCGGGCCGCGCGCCGGCGATCCGCTGGTCGAGGACGAGGATGACGAACCGCTGGCGTCGCGCCGCGCCGGGGCCGCCCCGGCGGAGGAGTGA
- the glyA gene encoding serine hydroxymethyltransferase, which translates to MSSEAHASSTSSINRFFSAPLAETDPELAGAITAELGRQRDEIELIASENIVSRAVLEAQGSVLTNKYAEGYPGRRYYGGCQYVDVAEQLAIDRAKKLFGAGFANVQPHSGAQANTAVFFALMQPGDTFLGLNLAAGGHLTHGAPVSLSGKWFKPVPYSVRPDDQRIDYEEVAKLADEHKPKVIIAGGSAYPRHIDFAKMRAIADSVGAYLMVDMAHFAGLVAGGVHPNPVPHAHVVTTTTHKTLRGPRGGMILTNHEDLAKKFNSAIFPGTQGGPLMHVIAAKAVAFGEALQPDFKIYAKNVVENAKALAENLKGHGFEIVSGGTDTHLMLVDLRPKKLTGKVSEIALGRAHITTNKNGIPFDPEKPMVTSGIRLGTPAGTTRGFGVAEFQQVGDMIAEVLDVLSQKGTDEDSLVEAAVRGKVADLLARYPIYG; encoded by the coding sequence ATGTCGTCCGAAGCCCACGCTTCTTCCACCAGCTCCATCAACCGATTCTTCTCCGCCCCGCTTGCCGAGACCGATCCCGAGCTCGCCGGTGCGATCACCGCCGAACTCGGTCGCCAGCGCGACGAGATCGAGCTGATCGCCTCGGAGAACATCGTCTCGCGCGCCGTGCTCGAGGCGCAGGGTTCGGTGCTCACCAACAAATACGCCGAAGGCTATCCGGGCCGGCGCTATTATGGCGGCTGCCAGTATGTCGACGTGGCCGAGCAGCTCGCCATCGACCGCGCCAAGAAGCTGTTCGGCGCCGGTTTCGCCAATGTGCAGCCCCATTCGGGCGCGCAGGCGAACACCGCCGTGTTCTTCGCGCTGATGCAGCCGGGCGATACCTTCCTCGGCCTCAACCTCGCCGCCGGCGGTCACCTGACCCATGGCGCGCCGGTGAGCCTGTCGGGTAAGTGGTTCAAGCCGGTGCCCTACAGCGTGCGCCCCGACGACCAGCGCATCGACTATGAAGAAGTCGCCAAGCTCGCCGACGAGCACAAGCCGAAGGTCATCATCGCCGGCGGCTCGGCCTATCCGCGCCATATCGACTTCGCCAAGATGCGCGCCATCGCCGACTCGGTGGGCGCCTATCTCATGGTCGACATGGCCCATTTCGCCGGCCTCGTGGCGGGCGGCGTGCATCCGAACCCGGTGCCGCACGCCCATGTGGTGACCACCACCACCCACAAGACCCTGCGCGGCCCGCGCGGCGGCATGATCCTCACCAATCACGAGGATCTGGCGAAGAAGTTCAACTCCGCGATCTTCCCGGGCACCCAGGGCGGCCCGCTGATGCACGTCATCGCCGCCAAGGCCGTGGCCTTCGGCGAGGCGCTCCAGCCGGACTTCAAGATCTACGCGAAGAACGTGGTGGAAAACGCTAAGGCGCTTGCGGAAAACCTCAAGGGCCATGGCTTCGAGATCGTCTCCGGCGGCACCGACACGCATCTGATGCTGGTCGATCTGCGGCCGAAGAAGCTCACCGGCAAGGTATCCGAGATCGCGCTCGGCCGGGCCCACATCACCACCAACAAGAACGGCATCCCGTTCGACCCCGAGAAGCCGATGGTCACCTCGGGCATCCGTCTCGGCACCCCGGCGGGCACCACCCGCGGCTTCGGTGTGGCCGAGTTCCAGCAGGTTGGCGACATGATCGCCGAGGTGCTGGACGTGCTCTCGCAGAAGGGCACCGATGAGGATAGCCTCGTGGAAGCGGCGGTGCGCGGCAAGGTCGCCGATCTGCTCGCCCGCTACCCGATCTACGGCTGA
- a CDS encoding histone deacetylase family protein has translation MKTVYSPRHHGHSGHVELYNGQIVPAFEKPERAEMIRAAVEARGFGATIAPTEHGLAPLKRVHDERYVDFLSQLTELWIEDGRPLPILPSFWRAPGMRYIEPETVDGKLGHFSFDAGCCFVAGTWDAIRASADVALTGVDLIRAGESSAFALCRPPGHHAHANAMGGYCFINNASVAAQAFLDAGARRVAILDVDYHHGNGTQTIFYERPDVLVLNIHGDPRQEYPYFLGHADETGAGAGEGFNGNYPLPWGTGFEAWAEALDHACHRVAAYAPDVVVVSLGVDTYKDDPISQFKLDSPDYLAIGARIARLGLPTLFVQEGGYAVEAIGVNVANTLEGFLQR, from the coding sequence ATGAAGACCGTCTATTCGCCCCGCCATCACGGCCATTCCGGCCATGTCGAGCTCTATAACGGCCAGATCGTCCCGGCTTTCGAGAAGCCCGAGCGCGCCGAGATGATCCGCGCGGCGGTCGAGGCGCGCGGCTTCGGCGCGACGATCGCCCCCACCGAACACGGCCTCGCCCCGCTGAAACGCGTGCATGATGAACGCTATGTGGACTTCCTGTCGCAGCTCACCGAGCTGTGGATCGAAGACGGGCGCCCGCTGCCGATCCTGCCGAGCTTCTGGCGCGCGCCGGGGATGCGCTACATCGAGCCGGAGACGGTGGACGGCAAGCTCGGCCACTTTTCCTTCGACGCCGGCTGCTGCTTCGTCGCCGGCACCTGGGACGCGATCCGCGCCTCCGCCGATGTGGCGCTGACCGGTGTCGACCTTATCCGCGCGGGGGAATCGAGCGCCTTCGCGCTGTGCCGTCCGCCCGGCCACCATGCTCATGCCAATGCGATGGGCGGCTACTGCTTCATCAACAACGCCTCGGTGGCGGCGCAGGCGTTCCTTGATGCGGGGGCCCGCCGCGTCGCCATCCTCGATGTCGATTACCACCACGGCAATGGCACGCAGACCATCTTCTATGAGCGGCCGGACGTGCTGGTGCTGAACATCCATGGCGACCCACGCCAGGAATACCCCTACTTCCTCGGCCATGCGGATGAGACCGGCGCAGGCGCCGGCGAGGGCTTCAATGGCAATTACCCGCTGCCCTGGGGCACGGGCTTCGAGGCCTGGGCCGAGGCGCTGGACCATGCCTGCCACCGGGTGGCCGCCTATGCGCCGGACGTGGTCGTCGTCTCGCTCGGCGTCGACACCTACAAGGACGACCCGATCTCGCAGTTCAAGCTCGACAGCCCGGATTATCTCGCCATCGGCGCACGCATCGCCCGGCTCGGCCTGCCGACCCTGTTCGTGCAGGAGGGCGGCTATGCGGTCGAGGCGATCGGGGTGAATGTGGCGAACACGCTGGAGGGCTTCCTCCAGCGCTGA
- the ldtR gene encoding transcriptional regulator LdtR, with amino-acid sequence MKRAGQAARVDSSQSLSGNVVPLGSRRGPTGSEQGEEITALYHEALTLVERLHRRLLDVVKDEFDRRGREDVNAVQALLLFNIGNAELTASELRTRGYYLGANVSYNLKKLVETGYLDHQRSRIDRRSVRIRLTDKGEEVRTIVGGLYAKHIATIEQIGGIGPQEFQQLNKALGRLERFWTDQILYRL; translated from the coding sequence ATGAAGAGAGCAGGGCAGGCGGCTCGGGTCGACAGCTCGCAGAGTCTCAGTGGCAATGTCGTGCCGCTGGGCTCTCGGCGCGGTCCCACGGGCAGCGAGCAAGGTGAGGAAATCACCGCGCTCTATCACGAGGCGCTCACCCTGGTGGAGCGGCTGCATCGGCGGCTGCTCGACGTGGTGAAAGACGAGTTCGACCGGCGCGGCCGCGAGGATGTGAACGCGGTGCAGGCGCTGCTGCTGTTCAACATCGGTAATGCCGAGCTGACCGCGAGCGAGCTGCGCACGCGCGGCTATTATCTCGGTGCCAACGTCTCCTACAATTTGAAGAAGCTGGTCGAGACCGGCTATCTCGACCACCAGCGCTCGCGCATCGACCGTCGCTCGGTGCGCATCCGCCTCACCGACAAGGGCGAAGAAGTGCGGACCATCGTCGGCGGGCTCTACGCCAAGCACATCGCCACCATCGAGCAGATCGGCGGCATCGGCCCGCAGGAGTTCCAGCAGCTCAACAAGGCGCTGGGGCGGCTGGAGCGTTTCTGGACGGACCAGATCCTCTACCGGCTCTGA
- a CDS encoding DUF6163 family protein: MSSPYDPIDASRGPAGAEMPLWQSRVVLYLRLLAGFLLVKTVYSWTLICGVWDGETSRFEMLSLAAQSAVIWAAIMNPVAAVGLWLGASWGVVLWLVTALVQIAINANAPEGVGRLMIVAGIETVLVAVYAFLTYKAARESEG, translated from the coding sequence ATGAGTTCGCCCTACGACCCCATCGACGCGTCGCGCGGCCCGGCCGGCGCGGAAATGCCGCTCTGGCAGAGCCGCGTGGTGCTTTATCTGCGCCTGCTCGCTGGCTTCCTGCTGGTGAAGACCGTCTATAGCTGGACGCTGATCTGCGGCGTGTGGGACGGCGAGACCAGCCGTTTCGAGATGCTCTCGCTCGCCGCGCAATCCGCCGTGATCTGGGCGGCGATCATGAATCCGGTGGCGGCGGTCGGCCTGTGGCTCGGCGCCTCCTGGGGCGTGGTGCTCTGGCTGGTGACGGCTTTGGTGCAGATCGCCATCAACGCCAACGCGCCCGAGGGCGTCGGCCGGCTGATGATCGTTGCCGGCATCGAGACGGTACTGGTCGCCGTCTACGCCTTCCTCACCTACAAGGCGGCGCGCGAAAGCGAGGGCTGA